From the Hevea brasiliensis isolate MT/VB/25A 57/8 chromosome 13, ASM3005281v1, whole genome shotgun sequence genome, the window agtgctatgaatgtaaaattgtagtttgggagaaggaggattaagcattggaagtgcaatttgtgtgcaggttgtgtgattgATGAAGGCAATGTATAATTTGAGTCATAACCTAATttatgtgaccccaattggtatgaggctaattggaggtaaaactagacctaaaatggaccaactttcatgtagaaagcttaccaaaattctgtccagaaaatgaccaatttagtgacctaatccggattgGCAATTTGAAACCCAgaattttttaccatatgaacagcagtcaatcaaatggccataactcatcgtagacaggtccaaatgacctaaaatttataccattggaaagcttagacataggactacaactttgataaagacaccaaagcctagaaatgccattaaccaagtcgaaATGCTTgcccaatttgggttacaaaaactgtccagaatcgaaattgaccataatttgctaaacaaatgcaatctgtccagctttagtaaaatgaccataacttggtccagaaaacttcaaatgacatgaaatcagtgtcaaaatttcaataagacataaacctacaaaattggtaattggaccaaaactcaaaaatcaagggaactaggttaaTTAATTAGGTCAAGCCAGCATaccaattctgaaaatttgaaatcacATATAATGAGCCTTAAATTGAGATTGGCAATCGATGCCAATAGAAGctaaactcaaaatgaggaatcatagtgcaattagaattaatatatccattaagtatggaaaagtcaacatttatgtttGACTGGTGATGTGAAGAGTAAACATAATGACTTAAtgaaacatatgaatgtgtgaatAGAACATTAGTCCTCATTATCAGAGACAAGAAAtatgctttgagtacaatggtactctAGAAAACTAATGTGAAATGTGATTTTTCTGATGATATACTAAATAATTATGACTTAGAAATCTATGTTCCCACTAGGAACAGAATCAAGTGTGACAAACTGCAAttgaaacttataattaattaatgacaCTGTAATACCTATTAATGTTTAATtgtacttatgtgcccatgtattgcctagacacgtgtgttagattggataggttggcatgccaatagggtattgtttgagcagtactgcgtaatGCTTTATGCGTAAGGCTCTATGCCTGTATTTCTGGGGCTTGTATGCCCGATTAACTGATTATCTGTctgatggctttttagccatagtgattttatttgttatcatggctttagcCATAGTGTTTGCATACGTCATTGACGTTCTGATGGCATTTTAGCCATagtgacccgttatctagtttagtcaccctgtcataggttacttgggcagtgtaatttattgaaacaagttaagaatattagcaaataAAAACATTAGGAAGTACTGaatgaaatgaaaaagaaaaaacaagaaaGATTAGCATTCGAAACATAActgaattaaaatattataaatgcaATTTTCAAAATCGTAGAAACCTAAAATACAATATTCTTAGATGAATTTGTATactgaatattattactgtatttACTCAGCACTTCTAAAGAGGGACAAATTAGTATATAAGATATTTAATACTAGAAATATCTTACCAAATTGAATTAATTCCTAAGTGtccaaattatgttttatttctttctttatttgtatattatttcttgtttatattattgcaccactaagcagcaatgcttagtgcaaggatttgtttccttgcgcaggtactttgactgggatttttggagttcagatctgcagaagtgtcagaagggtacaagattgtcacctcctcagtaatgcatgtagatagagctcatattaatcatattatgtaatttgtacattataattattgcttatattgtaatgtgaattagcaaattgtaattaatttgtatatcatgtacatgatgaacttgtgtaattagttgacaaattatgtaaattaatggaattgagaattttgatatatgagttgagtttgaatatgaatgagattaatggaattgagaattttgatatatgagttgagtTTGAATATGAATGAGATTGATATTTTGAATATTGAGAATATATGATATTTACCACATTAGTCAGACTTTAATAAACAACGTTAATGCCTAAACCTTACCTagagatttttttaataaaaatctcaagaactgaagtaaaataagataaaataaggtgctctggcacactgtgtgatatgccttgctcggctacactgtagacgggtaaggggtgttacatttagtggtatcagagcacggtttaggcgtttctgggtctagatagtgtgcataacatgcattgtattcataagagtcgaggtgacactaatgcagatctattttctctggttaatttaggttaaggtatggatccCGGACCATAAAAAGTCATAGATTCGAAAAAGATAAGTATAGAAAAAAATctaatctattgggatataccgtggtaactatgcaatgttctcgatgtttatactgtaatctacagattatagtactgacttgggattattGTGCAGAGCTACGTATTTCCGATAGTAAATTTAAATGAGGAGAAGATTGTAAAACTAAGACTAGTAAGATAAACTAAAgagaaagtaaagtattataacacaaaaaagcaaaaagacaaggagatagaggtccctcgattatttacactaggtaaattttgaggacaaaattttatttagaagggaagaattataacgccctcaccgttggtagtccatacgttctactgttccgacggctgATGCCTGCCCAGACAATCAGGATGTCTGAAAccacacttaaatgatagtgaggagacaatgAAATAATGgaataaatgataaaaaaaatacaagaaaaattaaggaaaaataaaagagatgaaatataactaggttaaatgtgccagaaccatagcgatgggtgaccgcaccgggaagttacggcaaaggtaattgccgaccctaggactgcggggaaccccgagaaataatttttgagacctaattaaaggtctactgaggtataattgacattaaaaatgtcaaaggaaATTTAgctaattagtacaaataaaaatgaaaatttaagaaactGACAAATTCGGaattaaatcggtgttactgaaaaatttgaaatatgacCCGAAGagggccattttggtcatttgacacctagagttgacttttgacccaaatatccattaaaaataagtggtattaaatttcgaaaatgccatgaaaataagaaatttgacatataatgtaaatagtgaaatatgagggcataattgcaattaggGAAAAACCttagattatttaaatgtttaattaacattagtggagcattatggacaTATAAAAGTACCAAGGGACATGTGTATATCCACTTTCTCCTTCTTTTTCCTCAAATCTTCATTTAGCCGAATTGGTTTCCTCTCCATTGTCCTCCATAGCCGGCTACACACTAAGCTCTAATCTACCGTGATCAAGCCTTGATCCTTATAAGTTCCTTCACTAAATTTAGTCTACACAACTTGGGAAAGGTATTGGCTACAAAAAGGAGTTTTagtgaagtttgatcaagctcaaaaaatggttagtgctagttttccttacctcacttaattaaactttgtattaaggttgagatgagttgatttgctaagaaaaattgaggaaatggttGAGTATTGGGGAGCCATAAaatcggcagccatggaagtgcaTGGTTAttgaattattcttacatatatttgatgggaattaatattaattaaggtAATTTAATGTGCTAGTAAGTTAATTTCATGTGTATGTTATGATTGAGCATTTGAATTTGGGGTTTGATAATTGTGGAAGACCTAGTACAAGTGGTAAATTATAGAAGCCTTGATGAGCTTAGAAGGTTGATAAGttcatgaaattacttagtaaattatggtattgatggaGTAGTGAAAGTGCACTGTATATGGCTAATTGAAGTATAGGTATTAGCTAATTAAATCCCATGTTTAAGATGTTGATTTTGACTCTTTGAATTAAGGTTGTGTGAGGACTTATGTATACTGCTAGGAATTAACTAATTTGAGACTTGATGAATGAAATTAGGAGTGCTATGAATGtaaaattgtagtttgggagaaggaggattaagcattggaagtgcaatttgtgtgcaggttgtgtgattgATGAAGGCAATGTATAATTTGAGTCATAACCTAATTTGTGTgatcctaattggtatgaggctaattagaggtaaaactagacctaaaatggaccaacttttatgtagaaagcttgccaaaattctgtccagaaaatggccaatttagtgacctaatccggatttgcaATTTGAAACcaagaatttttgaccatatgaatagtagtcaatcaaatggccataactcactgtaaacaggtccaaatgacctgaaatttatatcattggaaagctaagacatagggctacaactttggtaaagataccaaagcccagaaatgtcatTAACCAAGTCGAAATGTTTGCCCAAATTGCGTTACAAAAACTGTCCAAAATCAAAATTGACCATAATTTGCTAAACAAGTGCAATCTGCTCAgctttagtaaaatgaccataacttggtccagaaaagttcaaatgacatgaaatcagtgtcaaattttcaataagacatagacctacaaaattagtaattgaaccaaaacccaaaaatcaaggaaactaggtcaattaattaGGTCAAGCCAGCATaccaattctgaaaatttgaaatcacATATAATGAGTCTTAAATTGAGATTGGCAATCGATGCCAATAGGAGCTAAACTCAAAAATGAGGAATCatagtgcaattagaattaatatatctattaagtgtagaaaagtcaacatttatgtttGACTAGTGATGTGAAGAGTAAACATAATGACTTAAtgaaacatatgaatgtgtgaataggacattagtcctcatTATCAGAGACAAGAAACATGCTTTGAATACAATGATACTCCAGAAAAACTGATGTGAAATGTGATCTGTCTGATGATATACTGAATAATTGTGACTTAGAAATCTATGTTCCCACTATGAACAGAATCAAGTGTGACAAACTGCAAttgaaacttataattaattaatgacaCTGTAATACCTATTAATGTTTAATTGTACTTATATGCCCATGTATtgtctagacacgtgtgtcagattggataggttggcatgccaatagggtattgtttgagcagtactgcgtaacGCTTTATGCGTAAGGCTCTATGCCTGTATTTCTGGGGCTTGTATGCCCAATTATCTGATTATCTGTctgatggctttttagccatagtgATTttatctgttatcatggctttagcCATAGTGTTTGCATACGTCATTAACGTTCTAATGGCATTTTAGCCATAgtaacccattatccagtttagtcagcctgtcataggttacttgagcagtgtaatttattgaaataagttaagaatattagcaaataAAAACATTAGGAAGTActgaatgaaatgaaaaaaaaaaaaaaaaaaaagattagcatTAGAAacataattgaattaaaatattataaatgcaATTTTCAAAATCGTAGAAACCTAAAATACAATATTCTTAGATGAATTTGTATACTGAAAATTATTACTGTATATACTCAGCACTTCTAAAAAGAGACAaattagtatataagatagttaatactagaaatatctAACCAAATTGAATTAATTCCTAAGTGttcgaattatgttttatttgtttctttatttgtatattatttattgtttatattattgcaccactaagcagcaatgcttagcgcaatggatttgtttcctcgcgcaggtactttgattggaatttttggagtccagatctgcagaagtgtaagaatggtacaaggttgtcacctcctcagcaatgcctgtagatagggctcatattaatcatattatgtaatttgtatattataattattgCTTATATTTTAATgtgaattagcaaattgtaattaatttgtatatcatgtacatgatgaacttatgtaattagttgacaaattatgtaaattaatggaattgagaattttgatatatgagttgagtTTGAATATGAATGAGATTGATATTGTGAATATTTAGAATATATGATATTTACCACATTAGTCAGACTTTAATAAACAACGTTAATGCCTAAACCTTACCTTGAGATTTGTGaataaaaatctcaagaactgaagtaaaataagataagataaggtgctctggcacactgtgtgacatgccttactcggTTACACTATAGACAAATGAGAAGTGTTACATAATTATTCTGATTAGAAATCAAAAAGCACGTTCACACAATTCAATTGGATTCTTTGTCCCTAACATGCCAGTAATCAATTCACACTTTGAAAAAACGCCATATAACTTTTTAATATGCTTGATGAATCAAAAATAAATTTTTCTGTGATACATATATGAAGGTTAAAACACTCAAAGTCTTTGTTCATGTGTGATCTCCTCAAgctttttttacttatttttatattgtattagCCATAAAAATAATCTCTGTACAACAGAAattataaaaagcaaattataatTGGGCTTATAGGCAACAATGaaaactccttttttttttctatttattttacaCTATATTATAGAATCTCTTCCCCCGCTCtgcatatacatatatttatttgttttcataagtattattattattttcctatattaaattaaatatataatgatAAATCACATATTTTAAgttgtaaatattttataatcaatatattatttaaaaaaatcaatATATAAAGCTTTAAATTAAcaccataaattaaaattttaattaatattatatacaaaaataaattataaatctcAAACTAATGTTTAGCTCTGCCGCTGGCACTAACCAAACCATCTCCAAACATTATCATTACCATTGCtgcataaaatatttaattaaactcATAATTAATGTCAACCCATTAGTTCATTATGGGAAATTCTTATatgaaatttttcttatttaaattttaatttattatgaatttaaaatataatatttataataacatTCAACTATTAAGTACACGAatcttatatatttatatcttaaatcCAAGATAAATCATGGTAAGACAAATTTTATATAGGTGGCATACCACCATAAAAGGACTCACTTAACGTGGCAACTCAGATAGGCTTTAAGTTCACAAAGATACGCTTCCGATAAAAAGTTTCATCAATCTTTACATCTTTTAATTTTCTATGaacaacaataaaataaaataaaaaatcataaaCGTTCAATACTTAGTTATATCCGTTGAAACTACTACAAAATAAACAGAAGCCGGCCGAGGTCGGCTGCCACTGGAACGGAAATGACTAGATTGCCATTTGTTATGTTTAAAAGATGGAGGAAGTTCCTTCCTTCACTCAAAAACTCAACTCATCAACTTTGTGAGACAATCCCATAGGTTGATCTGTTATGGGATCATTACTGAGTTGCTGTGGCAACAAGAAGATTGAAGATGGGTAATAATCTTCTTCTCTACCTACGTACACTAGCTAGTATCTATTTATTTGCTCTCAACTTTTAGCCAatggaaaataattgttttagttCATGTGGGTTGTGGTGATATAGGGCTAACCTGGTTGCTGGAGCTAGCACTTCATGGAGGATATTCACATACAAGGAGTTGCATGCAGCAACTAATGGTTTCAGTGAGGATAATATGCTTGGAGAAGGTGGATTTGGAAGTGTCTATTGGGGTAATACCAGCGACGGCCTTCAGGTTAATTTCCTTCTGCCTGTATTCTAAGTCATATAAAAAATTACTACTCCAAGCTTTGAGATTTCAATGCCCTTTTTAACTTAAGGACTGTGAAGTCTTGAATTCAAATTTTAATCGGTGTCAATTATACCAAAAGAACAAGAAATACTCTTATATATaggttttatataaataaaatcttAGCACATTCAATGACATAAAAGGCTGAACTAGAACATAACATCCCATACTTGTGGGTAATGGGAAGGGTTGATATATGTAGCCTTACTGTTATTTCGCTCAAAATTTTTCACAGCTCGAATCAATGATCTTCAAGTCACAAATAAAGCAATTTTACAAAGTCACTATGTAAACTTTCCAATGAAATATGCCTATACATTCTTGAGCCTTCACCTACAATGTTCTAAATGCTTACATGATATTTTGGACGCACAAATGTCTAAAATTGAATTGGCTCTATGGATTTTGTATAGATTGCTGTGAAAAAGTTGAAAGCAATGAACTCAAAAGCTGAAATGGAGTTTGCTGTGGAAGTAGAAGTGCTTGGAAGGGTTCGGCACAAGAATTTGCTGGGGCTTAGAGGATATTGCGTTGGGACAGAGCAAAGGCTTATAGTGTATGATTACATGCCTAACCTCAGCTTGCTGTCTCATCTCCATGGTCAGTTTGCTGTAGAAGTCCAATTAGATTGGAAGAGAAGGATGAAGATTGCAATTGGTTCTGCTGAAGGCCTCCTGTAAGCTTAATACAtacgtgcatatatatatatatatatatatatatatatatatatatatatacactcatgttttttaattttttgaggtTAATTAAGTGGTATTATCAGATAGTTTTCAAGCATGGCACTGGGCCTAACTCTTCAATATGTAAATTATATTAGTCCTGTGAAAGATTAGAAATTCAAAATTATGGTTTCTTTGATCTAATCTTGTTCTAATATCATTGTTAGGTACCTGCACCGCGAGGTTACACCTCATATAATCCACAGGGACGTCAAGGCCAGCAACGTCTTACTAAATTCAGACTTTGAGCCTTTAGTTGCAGATTTTGGGTTTGCAAAGCTAATCCCAGAAGGTGTTAGCCATCTGACTACACGAGTTAAGGGCACATTAGGGTACCTAGCACCTGAATACGCTATGTGGGGAAAGGTCTCAGAGAGTTGTGATGTATATAGCTTTGGAATTCTCTTGCTTGAAATCGTCACTGGTAGGAAGCCAATAGAAAAGCTTCCTGGGGGAGTGAAGAGAACTATCACCGAGTGGGCTGAGCCATTGATAATCCAAGGGAGGTTCAAGGACCTTGTTGATCCAAAACTCCGAGGAAGTTTCGATGAAAACCAGCTTAAACAGGTGATTAATGTTGCGGCTTTATGTGTTCAGAATGAGCCTGATAGGCGACCAAATATGAAGGAAGTTGTTAATATGCTTAAAGG encodes:
- the LOC110660213 gene encoding PTI1-like tyrosine-protein kinase At3g15890 codes for the protein MGSLLSCCGNKKIEDGANLVAGASTSWRIFTYKELHAATNGFSEDNMLGEGGFGSVYWGNTSDGLQIAVKKLKAMNSKAEMEFAVEVEVLGRVRHKNLLGLRGYCVGTEQRLIVYDYMPNLSLLSHLHGQFAVEVQLDWKRRMKIAIGSAEGLLYLHREVTPHIIHRDVKASNVLLNSDFEPLVADFGFAKLIPEGVSHLTTRVKGTLGYLAPEYAMWGKVSESCDVYSFGILLLEIVTGRKPIEKLPGGVKRTITEWAEPLIIQGRFKDLVDPKLRGSFDENQLKQVINVAALCVQNEPDRRPNMKEVVNMLKGNDPRGKVMQNRIESAKYKEELLALDQTSDNDDDDGTRGGHGDDDGGPEESGYGVFGDMEVHKMQDHRRFGYNMKMAKYV